One part of the Nymphaea colorata isolate Beijing-Zhang1983 chromosome 8, ASM883128v2, whole genome shotgun sequence genome encodes these proteins:
- the LOC116258471 gene encoding uncharacterized protein LOC116258471, with translation MSQGYAVELYFDPALENQVLKAWNVLARRQISTQLIEMESRPHLTLLSSPLLDPQKIQSVVRTFAAKHEPVPLTFSSVGSFSSASPSSGNGLLFLSPTPTSSLLDLHRQLCDSLRKEGIEISEPYLPDSWIPSCAVAQDVPRSRIAEAFCILRDLKLPVSGYALDIGMVEFSPVRELFSFPLGCASDP, from the coding sequence ATGTCTCAAGGGTATGCAGTCGAGCTCTACTTCGATCCCGCCCTCGAGAACCAGGTTTTGAAGGCGTGGAACGTCCTGGCGAGGCGGCAGATCAGCACCCAACTCATCGAAATGGAGTCGCGACCCCACCTCACCCTCCTCTCGAGTCCCCTTCTCGATCCTCAGAAGATACAATCCGTGGTCCGCACTTTCGCGGCCAAGCACGAGCCCGTGCCGCTCACATTCTCCTCCGTCGGCTCATTCTCCTCAGCATCCCCGTCGTCCGGCAATggcctcctcttcctctctccgaCGCCCACCTCCTCCCTCCTCGACCTCCACCGTCAGCTCTGCGACTCGCTGAGGAAGGAGGGGATTGAGATCAGCGAGCCCTACCTTCCCGACTCATGGATCCCCTCCTGCGCGGTGGCGCAGGACGTGCCCAGAAGTCGGATCGCGGAGGCCTTCTGCATTCTCCGGGACCTCAAGCTGCCGGTTAGCGGGTACGCCCTGGATATCGGCATGGTGGAATTCTCTCCAGTGCGCGAACTGTTCTCCTTTCCATTGGGCTGCGCGTCTGACCCGTGA
- the LOC116259358 gene encoding protease Do-like 9, protein MKPAGRKRDRKEKDASAGIPDSSVADFSLANVEVVEDGATERRKRGRPRKNLIIDAQNTGTVHSKEGAIREPPTSELENGAADRALGSPTRTVTRVVEDSSGELLRLAAANVGEAKKENVIKVVPSMDAVVKVFCVHTEPNFSLPWQRKRQYSSSSSGFIISGRRVLTNAHSVEHHTQVKLKKRGSDTKYLATVLAIGTECDIALLTVNDDEFWDGVSPVEFGSLPVLQDAVTVVGYPIGGDTISVTSGVVSRMEILSYVHGATELLGLQIDAAINSGNSGGPAFNDKGQCVGIAFQSLKHEDVENIGYVIPTPVIMHFIKDYEKSGEYTGFPILGVEWQKMENPDLRKAMGMTPNQKGVRVRRVEPTAPASQFLKPSDIILSFDGIDIANDGTVPFRHGERIGFSYLVSQKYTGESAAVKVLRESKIVEFNVEVATHKRLVPAHIKGKPPSYYIIAGFVFSAISVPYLRSEYGKDYDYDAPVKLLDKLLHSMAQTEDEQLVVVSQVLVSDINIGYEDIVNTQVLAFNNKPIKNLKHLAEMVENYDGEFLQFDLEYQQIVVLETKTARAATLDILKTHCIPSAMSEDLRT, encoded by the exons ATGAAACCGGCAGGCAGGAAGAGGGATAGGAAGGAGAAGGATGCGAGCGCTGGCATTCCTGATTCCTCAGTGGCAGATTTCTCTCTGGCAAATGTTGAGGTGGTCGAGGACGGAGCTACGGAGCGGAGGAAGCGCGGGCGACCGAGGAAGAACCTCATTATCGATGCCCAGAACACCGGGACCGTGCATTCGAAAGAGGGGGCAATACGGGAACCACCCACCTCCGAATTAGAGAATGGGGCGGCCGATAGGGCGCTTGGCTCACCGACTAGGACGGTAACAAGGGTTGTTGAAGACAGTAGTGGAGAATTGTTGAGGCTTGCTGCTGCAAATGTTGGTGAAGCTAAGAAGGAGAACGTGATTAAGGTTGTGCCTTCAATGGACGCGGTGGTTAAGGTGTTCTGTGTCCACACAGAGCCGAACTTCTCGTTGCCATGGCAGAGGAAGCGGCAGTATAGCTCTAGCAGTAGTGGTTTTATCATTAGTGGACGCAGAGTGCTTACTAACGCGCATTCTGTCGAGCACCATACACAGGTCAAGCTTAAAAAGCGTGGTTCGGACACCAAGTACTTGGCGACTGTGCTTGCAATTGGCACCGAGTGTGATATAG CGCTGCTGACTGTCAATGATGATGAGTTCTGGGATGGGGTTTCACCAGTGGAGTTTGGTTCCTTACCAGTATTACAGGATGCTGTGACAGTTGTTGGTTACCCCATTGGGGGAGACACAATTTCTGTGACAAGTGGTGTTGTCTCACGGATGGAGATCTTATCTTATGTTCATGGGGCGACAGAGCTATTAGGTTTGCAG ATTGACGCTGCCATAAACTCTGGAAACTCTGGTGGTCCTGCATTTAATGACAAGGGTCAGTGTGTCGGCATTGCATTTCAGTCCCTTAAACATGAGGACGTGGAAAACATTGGTTATGTCATCCCCACTCCTGTCATTATGCACTTTATTAAGGATTATGAAAAATCAGGGGAATACACAG GTTTTCCAATCCTTGGGGTTGAGTGGCAGAAGATGGAGAATCCTGATTTGCGCAAGGCTATGGGAATGACACCAAATCAGAAGGGTGTTCGTGTTAGAAGAGTAGAACCAACTGCTCCAGCATCTCAGTTCTTGAAGCCATCAGATATCATTCTTAGCTTTGATGGGATTGATATTGCAAATGATGGAACAG TTCCTTTTAGGCATGGGGAGAGGATTGGCTTTAGTTACCTGGTTTCTCAAAAGTACACTGGAGAAAGTGCTGCAGTCAAAGTCCTTCGGGAAtcaaaaattgttgaattcaaTGTAGAGGTTGCAACCCACAAACGCCTTGTTCCTGCACATATCAAGGGGAAACCGCCATCATATTACATAATTGCTGGATTTGTATTTTCGGCCATATCTGTTCCTTATCTCCGTTCTGAG TATGGAAAGGATTATGACTATGATGCACCAGTTAAGCTGCTAGACAAATTGTTGCATTCAATGGCACAAACAGAAGATGAACAACTGGTTGTTGTATCACAG GTACTGGTATCAGATATCAACATTGGATATGAAGATATTGTCAATACTCAG GTTTTGGCATTCAATAACAAGcccataaaaaatttaaaacatttggCAGAGATGGTGGAAAACTATGATGGTGAATTTTTGCAGTTTGATCTAGAATATCaacag ATAGTTGTTTTAGAGACTAAAACGGCCAGAGCAGCAACCCTTGATATCCTCAAAACGCATTGTATTCCTTCAGCAATGTCAGAGGATCTGAGGACGTGA
- the LOC116258328 gene encoding RING-H2 finger protein ATL48-like, whose translation MASNESGATQYEDLFDHKKPVKNPLVPIGALLTAGVLTAGLISFRQGNSQLGQKLMRARVVAQGATVALMFGTAYYYGDKL comes from the exons ATGGCATCGAATGAATCTGGAGCTACCCAATACGAGGACCTCTTTGATCATAAGAAGCCGGTCAAGAATCCATTGGTTCCGATTG GTGCCCTCTTAACTGCTGGGGTTCTAACAGCTGGTTTGATTAGTTTCCGACAAGGAAATTCTCAGCTTGGTCAGAAGCTAATGCGAGCACGTGTGGTTGCCCAGGGTGCTACTGTTGCTCTAATGTTTGGTACTGCATACTACTATGGAGATAAGTTGTAA
- the LOC116258565 gene encoding protein RICE SALT SENSITIVE 3-like → MEENLSNGLPLAVTHLLQHTLRSLCSHETSQWVYAIFWRILPRNYPPPKWDLQRGPYDRCRGNRRNWILVWEDGFCNFAASCVTATGSFSCMDSTCYASPEIQQPKGLKPELFFKMSHEIYNYGEGLIGKAAADHSHKWIFKEPDEREDNCLPAWQNTVDSYPRTWEAQFRSGIQTIALIAVSEGVLQLGSVNKINEDINYIFLLRKKFSYIESIPGVLLPHPSSPAFPMNGEDCALMPHNSWSIQANHMMPRDGEYAGYFTLGPQLLGQEFKITPSMTSLEALLSKLPSVGPVSSETAACYGISPQYASPFTMGKAKMEEDDEFEQLAGLHLGGESSGSMCSHHQY, encoded by the exons ATGGAAGAAAACCTCAGTAATGGGCTGCCATTAGCTGTTACACATCTACTCCAACACACTCTGAGAAGCTTGTGTTCTCATGAGACTTCACAGTGGGTCTATGCGATCTTTTGGAGGATCCTTCCTAGAAACTACCCGCCACCCAA GTGGGATCTTCAAAGAGGACCCTATGACAGGTGTAGAGGAAACAGAAGAAATTG GATACTTGTTTGGGAAGATGGCTTCTGCAATTTTGCTGCATCATGCGTCACTGCAACAGGATCTTTCAGTTGCATGGACTCCACATGCTACGCCAGTCCAGAAATTCAGCAACCCAAAGGCCTAAAACCGGAGTTGTTCTTCAAGATGTCACACGAAATATACAACTATGGGGAAGG TTTGATTGGGAAGGCCGCTGCAGATCATAGTCATAAATGGATTTTCAAAGAGCCTGATGAACGTGAAGACAATTGCTTGCCCGCATGGCAGAATACAGTGGATTCA TATCCAAGGACGTGGGAAGCGCAGTTTCGGTCTGGAATACAG ACAATTGCATTAATTGCAGTTAGCGAAGGAGTCCTTCAACTTGGATCAGTTAACAAG ATTAACGAGGACATCAACTATATATTTTTACTAAGGAAGAAGTTTAGCTATATCGAGAGCATCCCTGGAGTCCTCTTACCACATCCCTCATCCCCTGCCTTCCCTATGAATGGAGAAGATTGTGCTCTCATGCCACACAACAGCTGGTCCATCCAGGCAAACCACATGATGCCTAGAGATGGAGAATATGCAGGCTACTTCACTCTTGGGCCTCAGCTCCTTGGGCAGGAGTTCAAGATAACACCTTCCATGACAAGCCTTGAAGCGCTACTGTCCAAGTTGCCCTCAGTTGGACCAGTTTCTTCTGAAACAGCTGCATGTTATGGAATCTCCCCACAATATGCTTCACCTTTCACAATGGGTAAGGCAAAgatggaagaagatgatgaatttgAGCAACTGGCTGGACTTCATCTGGGGGGAGAAAGTAGCGGTTCTATGTGCTCACATCACCAATACTGA